A part of Helicobacter ibis genomic DNA contains:
- the hsrA gene encoding homeostatic response regulator transcription factor HsrA, whose amino-acid sequence MRILIIEDDIGLNRSITDKLNSSGYQTDVAENLKDGEYYISIRNYDLVITSFLLSDGSGLDIVSQIKSKSPRTAVIIISSKTDSKSEIDSLKSGADDYLKKPLDFDVLLARIEARLRFGGSNLIEIDDLVINPDEEKITYKGQEIELKGKPFEVLTHLARHKEQIVSKEQLLDAIWEEPELVTPNVIEVAINQIRQKMDKPLNIATIETVRRRGYRFCYPKGS is encoded by the coding sequence ATGCGTATTTTAATCATAGAAGATGATATAGGTCTCAATAGGTCTATTACTGATAAACTAAACAGCAGTGGCTATCAAACTGATGTAGCAGAGAATTTAAAAGATGGTGAGTATTATATTAGTATTAGAAATTATGATTTAGTTATAACTAGCTTTTTGCTATCAGATGGTAGCGGACTTGATATTGTAAGTCAAATTAAAAGCAAATCACCAAGAACAGCGGTTATTATAATATCATCAAAGACAGATTCAAAAAGTGAAATAGATTCTTTAAAGAGTGGTGCTGATGATTATTTGAAAAAACCACTAGATTTTGATGTTTTATTAGCTAGAATTGAAGCTAGACTTAGGTTTGGTGGGTCAAATTTAATTGAAATAGATGACTTAGTTATTAATCCTGATGAGGAGAAGATTACTTACAAGGGGCAGGAAATCGAATTAAAAGGTAAGCCTTTTGAGGTTTTAACACATTTAGCTAGACATAAAGAACAAATAGTATCTAAAGAACAATTACTAGATGCCATTTGGGAAGAGCCTGAACTTGTAACTCCAAATGTAATAGAAGTTGCAATAAATCAAATAAGACAAAAAATGGATAAACCACTAAACATAGCTACAATAGAAACCGTTAGAAGAAGAGGGTATAGATTCTGCTATCCTAAAGGTTCTTAA
- a CDS encoding class II 3-deoxy-7-phosphoheptulonate synthase, with product MSYNQWSIDSWRSKVALQQPQYSDLEFLKKVEEELCKYPPLIFAGEARSLKKHLAKVSKGEAFLLQGGDCAESFSNFSVIKIRDLFKVILQMAVVLTYAGSCPIVKVGRLAGQFAKPRSSDSESINGISLPSYRGDIINDIEFDAKAREANPQRMLQAYHQSASTLNIIRAFAYGGLADLNQVHKWNLDFVRGENFLQYKDMSDKINQALSFMKACGIDSANTTSLRQIEFFTSHEALLLNYEEALTRQDHLTGKWYDCSAHMLWIGERTRNLDGAHLEFLRGVDNPLGVKIGPSCTKDEILGLCDILNPHNEAGRLNLIVRMGSVAIKEKFPKLLESIKNEGREIVWSIDPMHGNTIKTDSGYKTRIFDDVLSEVKSFFEIHKSVGTYAGGVHLEMTGEDVTECIGGLVKEEGLGINYNTQCDPRLNANQAVELSFLIADILKHGR from the coding sequence ATGTCTTATAATCAATGGAGCATAGATAGTTGGCGAAGCAAAGTAGCACTACAACAACCACAATATTCAGACTTAGAATTTCTAAAAAAAGTAGAAGAAGAATTATGTAAATATCCACCATTAATCTTTGCTGGTGAGGCAAGATCGTTAAAAAAACATTTAGCAAAAGTATCAAAAGGAGAAGCATTCTTACTACAAGGTGGAGATTGTGCAGAGAGTTTTTCTAATTTTAGTGTTATAAAGATACGGGATTTGTTTAAGGTGATTTTGCAAATGGCTGTTGTTTTAACCTATGCTGGTAGTTGTCCTATTGTAAAGGTTGGTCGTTTGGCGGGGCAGTTTGCAAAGCCTAGATCTAGTGATAGTGAGAGTATAAATGGAATCTCATTGCCTAGTTATAGGGGTGATATTATAAATGATATAGAGTTTGATGCTAAAGCAAGGGAAGCAAATCCACAAAGAATGCTACAAGCATATCATCAGTCAGCCTCAACACTAAATATTATTCGTGCATTTGCCTATGGTGGTTTGGCTGATTTAAATCAAGTTCACAAGTGGAATTTGGATTTTGTGCGTGGAGAGAACTTTTTACAATACAAAGATATGTCAGATAAGATTAATCAAGCATTATCCTTCATGAAAGCTTGTGGAATTGATTCTGCTAATACAACTTCATTAAGACAGATTGAGTTTTTTACCTCACATGAAGCATTACTGCTAAACTATGAAGAAGCTCTAACGAGACAAGATCATCTAACTGGCAAGTGGTATGATTGCTCTGCTCATATGCTATGGATAGGTGAGAGGACAAGGAATTTAGATGGTGCTCATTTGGAGTTCTTAAGAGGTGTTGATAATCCGCTTGGTGTAAAAATAGGTCCAAGTTGCACAAAAGATGAGATTTTAGGGCTTTGCGATATTTTAAATCCTCATAATGAAGCAGGAAGATTGAATCTTATTGTAAGAATGGGCAGTGTTGCTATAAAAGAGAAATTCCCAAAACTGCTAGAATCTATAAAGAATGAAGGAAGAGAGATTGTATGGAGCATTGATCCTATGCATGGAAATACGATAAAGACAGATAGTGGTTATAAAACTAGAATCTTCGATGATGTTTTAAGCGAAGTGAAGAGTTTTTTTGAGATTCATAAAAGTGTAGGAACTTATGCTGGTGGAGTGCATTTAGAAATGACTGGAGAAGATGTTACAGAATGCATTGGTGGTCTTGTCAAAGAAGAGGGACTTGGTATTAATTATAATACACAATGTGATCCTAGATTGAATGCAAATCAAGCTGTTGAGCTATCATTTTTGATTGCTGATATTTTAAAGCATGGCAGATAG